One genomic window of Mycolicibacterium neoaurum includes the following:
- a CDS encoding NAD(P)-binding oxidoreductase, whose translation MTNLLVLGGSGRTGVHVLAHAVTRGHHVRALVRNPDAVRAPDGVELIAGSPSNIDDIRQAAQGADAVISTLNNSRASDNPWAKAVSPPMFMTDAIRNVLAVMTEQNIRRIVVNSSMGAGDDWNRISPFARFFVNISNIKAGFIDHNGVDEVVRASGTDWTLVRAVALTDKPAGGPVRAAVRGTDKPGSRINRADLAAFLVDTVDDPRWIHQAPLVWNARG comes from the coding sequence ATGACTAATCTGCTTGTCCTCGGCGGCAGCGGTCGCACCGGCGTCCATGTGCTCGCGCATGCCGTGACACGTGGCCATCATGTGCGGGCCCTGGTGCGTAACCCCGACGCCGTTCGCGCCCCGGACGGCGTCGAACTGATCGCGGGCTCACCGTCGAACATCGACGACATCCGCCAGGCCGCTCAGGGTGCGGACGCGGTGATCAGCACGCTCAACAACTCGCGCGCATCCGACAACCCGTGGGCCAAGGCCGTCAGCCCGCCGATGTTCATGACCGATGCGATTCGTAACGTCCTGGCGGTGATGACCGAGCAGAACATCCGCCGGATCGTCGTCAACTCCTCAATGGGTGCCGGCGACGATTGGAATCGGATCAGCCCGTTCGCCAGATTCTTCGTGAACATCTCGAATATCAAGGCCGGCTTCATCGACCACAACGGAGTCGATGAGGTTGTGCGTGCCTCCGGCACCGACTGGACTCTGGTCAGGGCGGTCGCGCTCACCGACAAGCCGGCCGGTGGACCTGTCCGGGCCGCGGTGCGCGGAACTGACAAACCAGGCTCGCGCATCAACCGTGCCGATCTTGCTGCCTTCCTCGTCGACACCGTCGATGATCCCAGGTGGATCCACCAGGCACCGCTCGTCTGGAACGCCAGAGGCTGA
- a CDS encoding MarR family winged helix-turn-helix transcriptional regulator has protein sequence MITAPSTLHENIHSTMMYIEDMAAGDGIDRLAEAVRQSALLATRHLLNREELSVSAMEVLHTLSVEGPTRLTVLTEVIRISQPAMTQLIQRLERRELVTRAADPDDGRATIVAVTDHARELLNRLRDEDNGKLEVLLSTLTASDREALRLALYVAGPIFEQLNANAARLARAST, from the coding sequence GTGATCACCGCGCCATCCACTCTTCACGAGAATATACATAGCACCATGATGTATATTGAGGACATGGCAGCAGGCGACGGTATCGATAGGCTTGCCGAAGCCGTTCGGCAGTCTGCACTGTTGGCGACTCGGCATCTGCTCAATCGCGAAGAACTCAGCGTGTCCGCGATGGAGGTGCTGCACACGTTGAGCGTCGAGGGCCCGACCCGGCTCACGGTGCTCACCGAGGTCATCCGCATAAGCCAGCCGGCGATGACGCAGCTGATTCAGCGTCTCGAACGCCGCGAGTTGGTAACTCGTGCAGCCGACCCCGACGATGGCCGCGCAACCATCGTCGCCGTCACCGATCATGCGCGAGAGCTGCTGAATCGGTTACGCGACGAGGACAACGGAAAGCTCGAAGTTCTTCTGTCCACATTGACGGCGAGCGATCGAGAAGCGTTACGGCTTGCGCTGTATGTCGCCGGACCGATCTTCGAGCAACTCAACGCCAACGCCGCGCGGCTGGCACGGGCCAGCACCTGA
- a CDS encoding acyl-CoA dehydrogenase family protein: MGFNLDLTEEQRDLQKWVHGFAADVLRPAAAEWDEREELPWPVLKEAADIGLYSWDALNQFFADPTGLLLCLVAEELFWGDAGAAMVLFGTNLALGGLLSAGTPEQFAEWGPQCLGDKSDPKVGAFCVSEPDAGSDVSKLRTRARYDEATDEWVLNGQKAWITNGGVAAVHVVVASVDPELGSRGQATFVIPEGTKGLVGNRKILKLGLRSSHTADVFLDDVRVPGHCLLGGKDRLDERLARAREGTRTGTQNALSTFEFTRPIVGAQALGIARAAYEYALDYAKERNAFGRPIIDNQAIAFALADMRTEIDAARLLVWRAAWMAASGRAFEAGEGSMSKLKASEVAVWATERAVQILGGAGYSREHPVERWFRDAKIYTIFEGTSEIQRLVISRAISGIRIR, from the coding sequence ATGGGCTTCAACTTGGATCTCACCGAGGAACAACGCGATCTGCAGAAGTGGGTGCACGGCTTCGCCGCCGACGTGCTGCGCCCGGCCGCCGCGGAATGGGATGAGCGCGAGGAACTTCCGTGGCCGGTGCTCAAAGAGGCAGCCGATATCGGACTGTACAGCTGGGATGCGCTCAACCAGTTCTTCGCCGACCCCACGGGCTTGCTGTTGTGTCTGGTTGCCGAGGAACTCTTCTGGGGGGACGCCGGCGCGGCGATGGTGCTGTTCGGGACCAACCTCGCACTGGGGGGACTGCTGTCCGCGGGAACTCCCGAGCAGTTCGCCGAGTGGGGCCCGCAGTGTCTCGGCGACAAGTCCGACCCGAAGGTCGGGGCGTTCTGCGTGTCCGAGCCCGACGCCGGCTCGGATGTGTCGAAGCTGCGCACCAGGGCCCGCTATGACGAGGCCACCGACGAATGGGTGCTCAACGGGCAAAAAGCCTGGATCACCAACGGGGGTGTGGCGGCGGTCCACGTCGTGGTCGCCTCGGTGGATCCCGAGCTGGGGTCCCGCGGACAGGCCACCTTCGTGATCCCCGAGGGCACCAAGGGGCTGGTCGGCAATCGCAAGATCCTCAAGCTGGGGCTGCGGTCCTCGCATACCGCTGACGTGTTCCTCGACGATGTCCGGGTGCCCGGACACTGCCTGCTGGGCGGAAAGGATCGGCTCGACGAGCGGCTGGCGCGTGCGCGGGAAGGCACGCGCACCGGCACTCAGAACGCGTTGAGCACCTTTGAGTTCACTCGTCCCATCGTCGGTGCCCAAGCGCTGGGCATCGCGCGGGCCGCCTACGAATACGCTCTCGACTACGCCAAAGAACGAAATGCCTTCGGCCGTCCGATCATCGACAACCAGGCCATCGCCTTTGCGTTGGCCGACATGCGTACCGAGATCGACGCCGCTCGGCTGTTGGTGTGGCGCGCAGCGTGGATGGCCGCTTCCGGCAGAGCCTTTGAGGCCGGTGAAGGTTCGATGTCGAAGCTCAAGGCCAGCGAAGTGGCCGTGTGGGCGACCGAACGGGCTGTGCAGATCCTGGGTGGCGCTGGTTACAGCCGTGAGCATCCTGTCGAGCGATGGTTCCGAGATGCCAAGATCTACACCATCTTCGAGGGAACCTCCGAGATTCAGCGGCTGGTGATCTCTCGAGCCATCTCCGGTATCAGAATTCGCTGA
- a CDS encoding nuclear transport factor 2 family protein: MQRFRQAVEARDEQAIADLLADDVVFTSPVAFAPYPGKAITAAILRAVLRVFEDFHYVREINDAGGRDSALVFNAVVDGKQIAGCDFLHVNDDGLIDDFTVMVRPLSAAKALSAAMAEQFDRITREALADEAASN; this comes from the coding sequence ATGCAGCGGTTCCGTCAGGCTGTCGAGGCGCGCGATGAACAGGCGATCGCGGATCTGCTCGCCGACGATGTGGTGTTCACCAGTCCGGTCGCCTTTGCGCCGTATCCGGGGAAAGCGATCACCGCGGCGATCCTGCGCGCGGTACTGCGGGTGTTTGAAGACTTTCACTACGTCCGAGAGATCAACGACGCCGGCGGCCGTGACTCGGCGCTGGTGTTCAACGCCGTCGTCGACGGAAAGCAGATCGCCGGTTGCGATTTTCTGCACGTCAACGATGACGGTCTCATCGACGACTTCACCGTGATGGTGCGACCGCTCTCGGCGGCCAAAGCGCTCTCGGCGGCTATGGCCGAGCAGTTCGACCGCATCACACGCGAGGCGCTGGCCGACGAGGCAGCCTCCAACTGA
- a CDS encoding PadR family transcriptional regulator: MALRDAVLASLLEGEASGYDLAKRFNRSVANFWTATPQQLYRELERMDDQGLIEARVVAEGRRPAKRLYRLTAAGREAFRSFTRDQPTPIAIRDDLLVMVQGLEAGDVTTIRDAIAKQIHWASEKLTVLQNLQARMLGDRSEDDYLASTDAAVGPYLTLLRGITFEQENIRWAERALAVIDRNESP, encoded by the coding sequence ATGGCTCTTCGCGATGCGGTACTTGCCTCACTCCTGGAAGGTGAGGCATCGGGCTATGACTTGGCCAAACGCTTCAACCGCTCGGTGGCCAACTTCTGGACCGCGACCCCACAGCAGCTCTACCGTGAGCTTGAACGCATGGACGATCAAGGCCTTATCGAGGCACGCGTCGTCGCCGAAGGCCGCCGGCCCGCCAAACGGCTCTACCGCCTCACCGCGGCCGGCCGCGAAGCATTTCGCTCCTTCACCCGCGACCAGCCCACGCCCATTGCGATCCGTGATGATCTGCTGGTCATGGTGCAGGGCCTGGAAGCCGGTGACGTGACGACGATCCGCGATGCCATTGCCAAGCAAATTCATTGGGCAAGCGAGAAACTCACCGTTCTACAGAACCTCCAGGCGCGCATGCTCGGCGACCGTTCCGAGGACGACTACCTGGCGAGCACCGACGCCGCAGTGGGTCCCTATCTGACTCTGCTGCGGGGGATTACCTTCGAACAGGAGAACATTCGCTGGGCCGAACGTGCCCTGGCGGTGATCGATCGCAACGAAAGCCCCTGA
- a CDS encoding alpha/beta fold hydrolase, which produces MDRAPEAGQRTIFFADPVMNSMTRAMLGRVYTRAADTGETLTTVDRITDGDLASWAREWESTADRVAAIGDDCVRNGHRLSGRNALLRAATYYATCVVVADGCAEPDQVRLRTFSAYRRCWERYLRLLDNPPEPLEIPYEDTTLPGWFFRAAGGGQKPTLVMVNGADGATSYLWPGYGSEASERGYHVVLFDGPGQQRMLFERGVGFRPDFEKVLSPVVDVTLRLPEVDPRRVALYAVSQGGYWAPRALAFEHRFAAAVIDDGVVDVSEAWHAMLSPELKELLRCGDRAGFDAAVERLPAHARRTFAWRAKPYGCASFFDTFGEAARYRITPELAARITTPVLIGDPDDEGYFAGQPQRLYDMIPGEKTLVRFTRAEGAAGHCEPMARALAAQRFFDYLDDRLEVTDQGSGCRRPR; this is translated from the coding sequence ATGGACAGGGCACCCGAGGCGGGGCAGCGCACGATCTTCTTCGCCGACCCGGTGATGAACTCGATGACCCGGGCAATGCTCGGGCGGGTCTACACCCGTGCGGCGGACACCGGTGAAACGTTGACGACCGTCGACCGCATCACCGACGGCGACCTCGCATCATGGGCACGCGAATGGGAGTCCACCGCCGACCGGGTCGCTGCGATCGGAGACGACTGCGTGCGAAATGGCCATCGGCTCAGTGGCCGGAATGCACTACTGCGCGCGGCGACGTACTACGCAACATGCGTCGTGGTGGCCGACGGATGCGCGGAGCCCGATCAGGTGCGATTACGCACGTTCTCCGCCTACCGCCGTTGCTGGGAGCGATATCTGCGCTTACTGGACAACCCACCCGAGCCGTTGGAGATCCCGTACGAGGACACCACTTTGCCTGGCTGGTTCTTCCGGGCTGCGGGCGGAGGTCAGAAGCCGACCCTGGTGATGGTCAATGGAGCCGACGGCGCGACGAGTTATCTGTGGCCCGGTTACGGTTCTGAGGCATCCGAGCGCGGCTACCACGTCGTGCTCTTCGACGGGCCCGGGCAGCAACGGATGCTCTTCGAACGAGGTGTCGGGTTCCGGCCAGATTTCGAGAAGGTCCTTTCTCCGGTTGTCGATGTCACACTGCGATTGCCGGAGGTGGACCCACGGCGGGTGGCTCTCTACGCGGTCAGCCAGGGCGGGTATTGGGCGCCGCGGGCCTTGGCGTTCGAGCACCGCTTCGCCGCCGCCGTCATCGACGACGGGGTGGTCGACGTGTCCGAAGCGTGGCACGCGATGCTCTCGCCCGAGCTGAAGGAGCTGCTGCGCTGCGGTGATCGGGCCGGCTTCGACGCCGCGGTCGAGCGGCTTCCGGCCCACGCCAGGCGGACCTTCGCATGGCGAGCCAAACCCTATGGTTGCGCGAGCTTTTTCGACACCTTCGGCGAGGCCGCGCGTTATCGCATCACGCCAGAACTCGCTGCCCGGATCACCACACCGGTGCTGATCGGCGACCCCGATGATGAGGGTTACTTCGCGGGGCAGCCCCAGCGGCTCTACGACATGATCCCGGGGGAGAAGACCCTCGTCCGCTTCACCAGGGCGGAGGGGGCGGCCGGTCATTGCGAGCCGATGGCGCGGGCACTGGCAGCCCAACGGTTCTTCGACTATCTCGACGATCGCCTCGAGGTCACGGACCAGGGGAGTGGCTGCCGACGGCCTCGGTGA
- a CDS encoding TetR/AcrR family transcriptional regulator has protein sequence MAQPKTGTQRRRGPELESALLQAAWDELVEVGFAKLTMESVAARARTGVAVLYRRWANKDDLTLAALAHHRDSNPVELPDTGSLRGDLLAALTGMSRTRAAFFAMAAAAAFSGLMAASELTPAEVRDRILGDQPTERIRAIYQQAHDRGEIDVDQIPAALLTMPFDLVRHDLLMDVEPVAHERIRSIVDDLFLPLVDHYAG, from the coding sequence GTGGCTCAGCCAAAAACCGGCACGCAACGACGGCGCGGACCCGAACTCGAGTCGGCGTTGCTGCAGGCGGCATGGGACGAACTCGTCGAGGTGGGATTCGCAAAGTTGACCATGGAGTCCGTGGCCGCACGAGCCCGCACGGGCGTGGCGGTGCTGTACCGTCGCTGGGCCAACAAGGATGACCTGACGCTTGCCGCGCTCGCGCATCATCGCGACAGCAATCCCGTTGAACTCCCCGACACAGGCAGCCTGCGCGGGGATCTGCTGGCCGCGCTGACGGGCATGAGCCGCACTCGCGCAGCCTTTTTCGCCATGGCCGCAGCGGCGGCATTCTCCGGACTGATGGCCGCCAGCGAGCTCACCCCCGCCGAGGTGCGCGATCGAATCCTGGGCGACCAACCGACGGAACGGATCAGGGCCATCTACCAGCAGGCCCACGATCGAGGTGAGATCGACGTGGACCAGATCCCCGCCGCATTGCTCACCATGCCTTTCGATCTGGTGCGCCACGATCTGCTCATGGATGTCGAACCCGTTGCGCACGAACGCATCCGGTCCATCGTCGACGACCTGTTCCTGCCCCTCGTCGACCACTACGCGGGATGA
- a CDS encoding TIGR03086 family metal-binding protein, giving the protein MAHETGHEMTGLGPHNGAVNIPSSRKNDLIDPRRVLDRAIATAGGVVADVPPQRISGPTPCVGVDVRALLAHLIGVLDRIAALGDGANPLAVNDRAVDDDRWLDAWRVSAERATGAWIDGAALHRHMALPWIEGPGAKVLASYVSELTVHTWDLAVATGQRPEWDDVVVAAAFDAMRGMLPVENRLTRYEEISAARGFDEVTVPFAEAVPIAQDAPVIERLVAWTGRDPRRWRKTFGELDI; this is encoded by the coding sequence ATGGCACATGAAACCGGTCATGAGATGACCGGTTTAGGTCCGCACAATGGCGCCGTGAACATCCCAAGCTCCCGCAAGAATGACCTCATCGATCCCCGGCGCGTCCTCGACCGCGCCATTGCCACGGCTGGGGGAGTCGTCGCCGACGTACCGCCTCAGCGAATCAGTGGTCCGACACCCTGCGTGGGTGTGGACGTGCGAGCGCTGCTGGCGCACCTCATCGGTGTGCTGGACAGAATCGCCGCACTTGGTGACGGCGCAAATCCGCTGGCCGTCAACGATCGTGCGGTGGACGATGATCGCTGGCTCGACGCCTGGCGCGTGTCGGCGGAGCGAGCCACCGGCGCCTGGATCGACGGCGCCGCGCTCCACCGACACATGGCCTTACCGTGGATCGAAGGTCCTGGGGCGAAGGTGTTGGCCTCTTACGTCAGCGAGTTGACCGTCCATACGTGGGACTTGGCCGTAGCCACGGGTCAGCGGCCCGAATGGGATGACGTGGTGGTGGCGGCGGCTTTCGACGCGATGCGCGGCATGCTGCCGGTGGAGAACCGGCTGACCCGCTACGAGGAGATCTCGGCGGCGAGGGGGTTCGACGAGGTCACCGTACCGTTCGCCGAGGCTGTCCCGATCGCGCAGGATGCTCCTGTCATCGAGCGGCTGGTTGCTTGGACGGGCCGCGATCCGCGGCGCTGGCGGAAAACCTTTGGGGAGCTCGATATCTGA
- a CDS encoding helix-turn-helix transcriptional regulator, which translates to MRADRLIAILLLLQQREQVTATQVAQELEVSERTARRDLEALCAAGVPVYSVPGRGGGWRLVGGARTDLSGLTAQEARALFLVAGPASTATPEVKSALRKLVRALPEPFRAQAEAAASSLIVDPRHWGSSHPEPRPPRFLDELHEAVIRGVQVQLGYVDRQGAETSRIVHPLGIVAKRPTWYLVCDTETGPRTFRVDRVCAVKLTDDPVRRPPGFDLAQSWRDIADEVDRRRTPLEAHALCSPAGLAALRRMLGERLNVGHRMPDGRIEVVIRGADEFVLAGELAWLGEWLEITGPRGVREHLARIGHALVARYG; encoded by the coding sequence ATGCGAGCTGACCGGCTGATCGCCATCCTGCTCCTGCTGCAACAACGCGAGCAGGTCACCGCGACTCAGGTCGCCCAGGAGCTGGAGGTGTCGGAACGCACCGCGCGACGCGACCTTGAGGCGTTGTGCGCGGCAGGGGTCCCTGTGTACTCCGTACCGGGACGAGGGGGTGGGTGGCGCCTCGTCGGCGGCGCGCGCACCGACCTGTCCGGGCTCACCGCACAGGAGGCACGCGCATTGTTCTTGGTGGCAGGCCCGGCCTCGACCGCCACCCCCGAAGTGAAGAGCGCGCTGCGCAAACTCGTTCGTGCGCTGCCCGAGCCCTTCCGGGCACAGGCCGAAGCGGCGGCGTCGTCGTTGATCGTCGATCCACGGCACTGGGGATCCAGCCATCCCGAGCCTCGGCCGCCCCGCTTCCTCGACGAGTTGCACGAGGCGGTGATCCGCGGCGTGCAGGTGCAACTCGGCTACGTCGACCGTCAGGGCGCAGAGACAAGTCGGATCGTGCACCCGCTGGGCATCGTGGCCAAAAGGCCGACGTGGTATCTGGTGTGCGATACCGAAACCGGTCCACGCACATTCCGAGTCGACCGCGTCTGCGCCGTCAAACTCACCGATGATCCCGTTCGGAGGCCGCCGGGATTCGACCTTGCCCAGAGCTGGCGCGACATCGCCGATGAGGTCGACCGCCGTCGTACGCCCCTGGAAGCGCACGCTTTGTGCTCACCTGCTGGGCTCGCGGCATTGCGCAGGATGCTCGGGGAACGGCTGAACGTGGGGCACCGCATGCCCGATGGCCGAATCGAGGTGGTGATCCGCGGCGCAGACGAATTCGTTCTGGCCGGTGAGCTCGCCTGGCTTGGCGAATGGCTCGAGATCACCGGTCCGCGGGGTGTTCGCGAACACCTTGCCCGGATCGGCCATGCGCTCGTGGCACGGTATGGGTGA
- a CDS encoding VOC family protein, giving the protein MTFAIDRIDHVVINCRDIEVTAEWYERALGVRREIFRGDRTALVFGGQKFNLRPTGSHGWPTGAVDAPGSLDLCVIADVVPAQIAAHLADVGVAVTEGPVHRVGAQGDMTSYYCTDPDGNLVEIATYRSA; this is encoded by the coding sequence ATGACTTTCGCCATCGATCGAATAGACCATGTGGTGATCAATTGCCGCGATATCGAGGTCACTGCCGAGTGGTATGAGCGGGCGCTGGGCGTTCGGCGCGAGATCTTTCGTGGCGATCGTACCGCGTTGGTGTTCGGCGGCCAGAAGTTCAACCTGCGACCCACCGGTTCGCACGGCTGGCCGACCGGGGCGGTGGATGCTCCCGGCTCGCTGGATCTGTGCGTGATCGCCGATGTGGTACCGGCGCAGATTGCGGCCCATCTGGCTGACGTAGGAGTGGCTGTCACCGAAGGCCCGGTTCATCGGGTAGGCGCACAAGGTGACATGACGTCGTACTACTGCACCGATCCGGATGGGAATCTGGTCGAGATCGCTACCTACCGTTCTGCGTGA
- a CDS encoding SDR family oxidoreductase, with amino-acid sequence MMRVLITGASGGVGSAIIDQLHGSGVEVRATCRHPHSDQIPCAQIVSSDLDRPTTMRPALEGVDCVFLFSFTRQEVLPELVEELRAAGVTKVVVLSTIDTTRHEPFVEYNKQRHLAVENAISGGGFTTVSLRPGAFARNAIRFWASQIRHDRTVGLPFPDSQQAPIADEDIAAVAVRAITTPLLDGEKLVLTGPDSLTMRDQVRIIGEAIGEPIGITVLSERDARSLYGKVLPPEYLDLLMDQWEFETTEQAVVTQVVHEVTGRHAITYREWAVAHRDAFV; translated from the coding sequence ATGATGCGAGTGCTCATCACCGGCGCCAGCGGCGGAGTCGGTTCGGCCATCATCGACCAACTGCACGGCAGCGGAGTGGAGGTGCGGGCAACGTGCCGCCATCCGCACTCGGATCAGATACCTTGTGCGCAAATAGTTTCCAGTGATCTCGATCGGCCGACGACGATGCGACCGGCCCTCGAAGGCGTCGATTGTGTGTTCTTGTTCAGCTTCACCCGGCAGGAGGTGCTACCCGAACTGGTCGAGGAATTGAGGGCGGCCGGTGTGACGAAGGTGGTGGTGCTTTCCACCATCGACACCACCCGGCACGAGCCGTTCGTCGAATACAACAAGCAACGGCACCTCGCCGTGGAGAACGCCATCAGCGGCGGCGGCTTCACCACCGTCTCTTTGCGCCCGGGTGCCTTCGCGCGCAACGCCATCCGCTTCTGGGCGTCGCAGATTCGCCATGATCGCACGGTCGGGTTGCCCTTCCCGGATTCCCAGCAGGCGCCGATCGCCGACGAGGACATCGCTGCGGTCGCTGTTCGGGCGATCACCACACCACTTCTCGATGGTGAGAAGCTCGTGCTCACCGGGCCGGACTCGTTGACCATGCGCGACCAGGTCAGGATCATCGGCGAGGCGATTGGTGAGCCCATTGGGATCACGGTGCTCTCCGAACGTGACGCGCGCTCGCTCTACGGCAAGGTGCTACCACCGGAGTACCTCGACCTGCTCATGGACCAGTGGGAGTTCGAAACCACCGAGCAAGCCGTCGTCACGCAGGTAGTCCACGAGGTCACCGGCCGGCATGCAATTACCTATCGCGAATGGGCGGTGGCCCACCGTGACGCATTTGTGTAA
- a CDS encoding LysR family transcriptional regulator yields the protein MNLSGVDLNLLVVLHAVLEERSATKAATRLHLTQPAVSNALARLRALLGDPLVVRSGRGLSPTPAALAILPRLDAALQLVETIVRDLDDFELMTMTREWVIAFADLYGPLVLPGLDRLLEQRAPRPRIRVAPLDRISVVDALATGEIDLYLGIPTTIPSAWHSEPAFVDDMVGVMSAHRPDAGIGMTLERFVDLPHAHVQISPGRGREVDDALDRLGHARRICFTVSHYSSLFPIVENGRCIAVAPRRLARHHAQRSAITLFELPLTLPPYEVRLFWHDRVDNDPGIAGLRAVLRDVLDALPPD from the coding sequence GTGAATCTTTCTGGCGTCGACCTCAACTTGCTCGTCGTCTTGCACGCGGTTCTGGAGGAGCGCAGTGCGACCAAGGCGGCGACTCGGCTACATCTGACCCAACCCGCGGTCTCGAATGCACTGGCACGGTTGCGGGCGCTCCTCGGTGATCCATTGGTTGTGCGCTCCGGTCGAGGGCTGAGCCCCACCCCGGCGGCGCTGGCAATCTTGCCCCGACTCGACGCCGCACTGCAGTTGGTGGAGACCATCGTGCGCGACCTCGACGATTTCGAGTTGATGACGATGACCCGTGAATGGGTCATCGCGTTTGCCGACCTGTACGGACCACTGGTGCTACCGGGCCTGGACCGCCTGCTCGAGCAGCGGGCCCCTCGGCCCAGAATCAGGGTGGCACCGCTGGACCGGATCAGCGTGGTCGATGCTCTGGCCACCGGCGAGATCGACCTCTACCTCGGAATACCTACGACGATCCCGTCGGCGTGGCATTCAGAACCCGCCTTCGTCGACGACATGGTGGGCGTGATGTCTGCACACCGTCCCGATGCAGGCATCGGCATGACCCTCGAACGCTTCGTCGATCTGCCGCATGCACACGTCCAGATCAGCCCAGGCCGGGGCCGAGAGGTCGACGATGCCCTGGATCGGTTGGGACACGCACGACGCATATGCTTCACGGTCTCGCACTACAGCTCGCTGTTTCCGATTGTCGAGAACGGTCGGTGCATCGCCGTCGCGCCACGACGCCTTGCCCGTCACCATGCACAGCGCTCGGCAATAACGCTTTTCGAGCTGCCGTTGACGCTGCCGCCCTACGAGGTGAGATTGTTCTGGCATGACCGGGTCGACAACGACCCCGGCATCGCGGGCCTGCGTGCAGTCTTGCGAGACGTGCTCGATGCCCTGCCTCCAGACTGA
- a CDS encoding TetR/AcrR family transcriptional regulator, producing MAASDKLIESTIHMIQRFGVAGTGIAAVLERAGVSRRSIYLAFPGGKAEMVSAATARAGAAIGSYIAALNGVADPLSAFVNQWKAMLVAADFAAGCPIVAAALGRSDSPEAAEVAATVFGEWAQLLSATLRDNGIPEEARASLATMAIASIEGAVVIAIAKRSTAPLDDVHRHLVELIDLHRDESSR from the coding sequence ATGGCCGCGAGCGACAAGCTCATTGAGAGCACCATCCACATGATCCAGCGCTTCGGTGTTGCCGGGACGGGGATCGCCGCCGTCCTCGAGCGTGCCGGTGTCTCTCGGCGTTCCATCTACCTGGCCTTCCCGGGCGGCAAGGCCGAGATGGTGTCGGCGGCGACCGCTCGCGCCGGCGCTGCGATCGGGTCCTATATTGCCGCGCTCAACGGTGTCGCCGATCCGTTGTCTGCGTTCGTGAACCAATGGAAGGCCATGCTGGTGGCTGCGGACTTTGCGGCGGGGTGCCCCATCGTCGCTGCGGCGTTGGGGCGCAGCGACTCGCCCGAGGCTGCCGAGGTTGCCGCGACGGTGTTCGGCGAGTGGGCTCAGTTGCTGTCGGCAACTCTGCGGGATAACGGGATCCCTGAGGAGGCACGGGCCAGCCTGGCGACCATGGCCATTGCGTCCATCGAAGGTGCGGTGGTCATCGCTATCGCGAAGCGCTCCACCGCGCCCTTGGACGATGTGCACCGACATCTCGTCGAACTCATCGATCTGCACCGTGACGAATCATCGAGATGA
- a CDS encoding MmpS family transport accessory protein, which produces MLNGQRWLVVTIVGVIAVSAAVIGSLRLRDIPDRAIGHSPPPHAVADPRERLIEYRLDGDPGRHAVVSYLTPDGHVVDADVVLPWRTQAPTSTLTAAVGLAAQTSGSRLRCEIAVDGHSRILREASANAAVVNCSVPAV; this is translated from the coding sequence ATGCTGAATGGTCAACGATGGCTGGTGGTCACCATCGTGGGAGTCATTGCCGTCTCGGCAGCGGTCATCGGCTCGCTGCGATTGCGCGATATTCCGGACCGTGCCATCGGGCATTCCCCTCCCCCGCATGCGGTGGCCGATCCGCGCGAGCGACTCATCGAATACCGGCTGGACGGTGATCCTGGACGCCATGCCGTGGTGTCCTACCTCACCCCGGACGGGCACGTCGTTGATGCCGATGTGGTCCTGCCGTGGCGCACCCAGGCACCCACCAGCACACTGACCGCCGCCGTCGGCCTGGCTGCTCAGACCAGCGGCAGCCGTCTGCGTTGCGAGATCGCCGTCGACGGACACTCGCGAATTCTCCGAGAGGCCTCGGCGAACGCCGCCGTGGTCAACTGCTCGGTGCCGGCGGTCTGA